From a single Hallerella porci genomic region:
- a CDS encoding TraR/DksA family transcriptional regulator, whose amino-acid sequence MAEKKEKMSQKDLDYFKALLQERRRQIVAAQGDVAASDTFHGQRDQGGETAGYATHLADVASDYNSLETNFDLAARDGKYLVYLEEALQRIEDGTYGICKVCHKLIPKARLEAVPTATKCVSCKSETKKREREENRLEMARIYAQQQRNSQRNDS is encoded by the coding sequence ATGGCCGAAAAGAAAGAAAAAATGAGTCAAAAAGACTTGGACTACTTCAAGGCTCTTTTACAAGAACGTCGTCGTCAAATTGTTGCGGCTCAAGGGGATGTCGCGGCAAGCGATACATTCCACGGGCAGCGCGATCAAGGCGGTGAAACCGCCGGCTATGCGACTCACCTCGCCGATGTCGCTTCCGATTACAATTCCCTCGAAACCAATTTCGATTTAGCGGCTCGCGATGGCAAGTATCTCGTGTACTTGGAAGAAGCGCTGCAACGCATCGAAGACGGTACTTACGGCATTTGCAAAGTGTGCCATAAGCTCATTCCGAAGGCTCGTTTGGAAGCTGTTCCTACCGCGACAAAATGCGTGAGCTGCAAATCCGAAACGAAGAAGCGCGAACGCGAAGAAAACCGTTTGGAAATGGCTCGCATTTATGCGCAGCAACAACGCAATTCGCAAAGGAACGATTCCTGA